A genomic region of Amblyraja radiata isolate CabotCenter1 chromosome 16, sAmbRad1.1.pri, whole genome shotgun sequence contains the following coding sequences:
- the LOC116982179 gene encoding nuclear factor 7, brain-like — translation MASKQQVESLTEETLCPICLDFFTDPVILECGHNFCRSCITQSWDREERNSCPECRDEFTDRTLRVNRALARLSEKARTLSLNTEVEESKHHCDKHQEELKLFCETDKKLICVICAAGREHKSHSFMPVDEAVETYKDQVKSSIQSLTENKSAIQEMEAQQKQKISQVREQSQSLKSHVTSQFVELHQILVKKEQRILGEIKEDEEKILSQMEKNLQDIQENLNSIEEELSNLQGRMEQTDVVLFLKVRGYVSILFNETAVTTLAAIYLRKLLSIPIFFQHPSYKHALLSHNSY, via the exons ATGGCTTCTAAACAGCAGGTCGAGAGTTTAACAGAGGAGAcactttgtcccatctgcctggatttcttcaccgacccGGTTAtcctggagtgtgggcacaacttctgccgctcctgtatcacacagagttgggacagggaggagagaaactcctgcccggaatgtagagacgagtttacagaccgcaccctcagggttaatcgggccttggcgagactgtctgagaaagctcgaacactgagcctgaatacgGAAGTGGAGGAAAGTAAACATCACTGCGacaaacatcaggaagaactgaagctgttttgtgaaacggacaagaaactgatctgtgtgatttgtgcagctgggcgggaacacaagtctcacagcttcatgccggtcgatgaagctgttgaaacctacaag GATCAGGTTAAATCATCCATACAATCACTGAcagaaaataaatcagccatccaGGAAATGGAAGCGCAACAGAAGCAGAAGATTTCCCAAGTCCGG GAGCAGTCACAAAGCCTCAAGTCTCACGTCACATCTCAGTTtgttgaactgcaccagattctcgtgAAGAAAGAGCAGCGCATTCTCGGAGAGATCAAGGAGGATGAAGAGAAGATTCTAAGTCAAATGGAGAAAAACCTTCAagacattcaagagaatttaaactcTATTGAGGAGGAACTCTCAAATCTGCAGGGGCGAATGGAACAAACAGACGTCGTGTTATTTCTGAAGGTCAGGGGTTATGTTTCAATCTTGTTCAATGAAACTGCAGTCACAACATTGGCAGCGATATATTTGCGAAAACTTTTATCAATTCCTATATTTTTCCAACATCCCTCATACAAACACGCTCTGCTATCTCATAATTCATACTAG